A section of the Gemmatimonas aurantiaca genome encodes:
- a CDS encoding Gfo/Idh/MocA family oxidoreductase, which produces MTEKIVPKGQPIRIALVGCGRISRNHFDAIAKISDLQLVAVCDTVRERAEQAGTAAGVPWFQDIERMLAEVPSDVVVVATPSGLHPQHGILAARAGRHVISEKPMAISLASADALVQACDDHHVHLFVVKQNRLNPPIVLLKRAIDNGRFGRIYMANCTVRWTRPQEYYDQAPWRGTWEFDGGAFMNQASHYVDLIQWLVGPVESVMAKTATLARRIEAEDSGVAVLKFRSGAIGTIEVTMLTYPKNLEGSITILGEKGTVKIGGTAVNKVEHWQFADYDDDDKYVEQSNTNPTSVYGFGHEGYYRNVVSVLRGEARPDTDGRAGRKSLELILGIYESAKTGRDVPLPLRVNI; this is translated from the coding sequence GTGACGGAGAAAATCGTTCCGAAAGGACAGCCCATTCGCATCGCGCTCGTGGGATGCGGCCGCATCAGCCGCAATCACTTCGACGCGATCGCGAAGATTTCCGATCTCCAGTTGGTGGCGGTGTGTGATACCGTACGGGAGCGGGCGGAGCAGGCAGGCACCGCGGCTGGTGTCCCGTGGTTTCAGGATATCGAGCGGATGCTGGCCGAGGTGCCCAGCGACGTGGTCGTGGTCGCGACGCCGAGTGGGTTGCATCCGCAGCACGGCATTCTCGCGGCGAGAGCCGGACGTCACGTGATCAGCGAGAAGCCCATGGCGATCTCCCTGGCGTCGGCCGACGCGCTGGTGCAGGCGTGCGACGACCATCATGTGCATCTCTTCGTCGTCAAGCAGAACCGCCTCAATCCGCCCATCGTGCTGCTCAAGCGGGCCATCGACAACGGCCGCTTCGGCCGCATCTACATGGCCAACTGCACCGTGCGCTGGACGCGTCCGCAGGAGTACTACGACCAGGCGCCGTGGCGTGGCACATGGGAGTTCGATGGCGGGGCGTTCATGAACCAGGCGTCGCACTACGTCGATCTCATCCAGTGGCTGGTGGGGCCGGTGGAGAGTGTCATGGCCAAGACTGCCACACTCGCCCGCCGCATCGAAGCCGAGGACTCGGGCGTGGCGGTGCTCAAGTTCCGCTCGGGCGCCATCGGCACCATCGAAGTCACGATGCTCACCTACCCGAAGAACCTCGAAGGGTCGATCACGATCCTTGGCGAGAAGGGCACGGTGAAGATCGGCGGGACCGCGGTGAACAAGGTGGAGCACTGGCAGTTTGCCGACTACGACGACGACGACAAGTACGTCGAGCAGTCCAATACCAATCCCACCAGCGTGTACGGCTTCGGTCACGAAGGGTACTATCGCAATGTGGTGTCAGTGCTTCGTGGTGAAGCGCGCCCGGACACGGACGGCCGTGCGGGCCGCAAGTCGCTCGAGTTGATCCTTGGCATTTACGAGTCGGCGAAAACGGGACGGGACGTTCCGCTTCCGTTGCGCGTGAACATCTGA
- a CDS encoding DegT/DnrJ/EryC1/StrS family aminotransferase: MAVPLLDLKAQYATIRDDVVAALMGVVDAQAFILGEPVSELEREVAALSQTRYAVGCANGTDALLLALRAVDVQPGDEVVTTPFTFFATAGAVHNVGGRPVFVDIDPRTFNIDPSGVAAAVSPKTKAVIAVDLFGQMAAIEQVTAAAGGHAVIEDAAQTIGASRMIDGRRVMAGEAATIGTFSFFPSKNLGGYGDGGMAVTQDDVLFDLLMKLRTHGGRKTYYHEIVGYNSRLDALQAAVLRAKLPHLEGWSAGRRRNAAYYDAAFADVADIVTPYIEPANTSIYNQYTIRVPNRDALQEHLKSKGIGSSVYYPLPLHLQPCFSYLGYREGQCPESERAAREVLSLPIYPELTTTQLDEVIGVVRAFYGR; this comes from the coding sequence ATGGCAGTCCCCCTTCTCGATCTCAAAGCCCAGTACGCGACCATCCGTGACGATGTCGTCGCGGCGCTGATGGGTGTGGTGGATGCGCAGGCCTTCATCCTCGGCGAACCGGTGAGTGAACTGGAGCGCGAGGTGGCGGCGTTGTCGCAGACGCGTTACGCGGTGGGATGTGCGAATGGCACCGATGCGTTGCTGCTGGCGTTGCGGGCCGTGGATGTGCAACCCGGCGACGAGGTGGTGACCACGCCCTTCACGTTTTTCGCGACGGCGGGCGCGGTGCACAATGTCGGTGGCCGCCCGGTGTTCGTGGATATCGATCCGCGCACATTCAACATCGACCCGTCCGGTGTGGCCGCGGCGGTGAGTCCCAAAACAAAGGCCGTGATCGCGGTCGATCTGTTCGGACAGATGGCGGCGATCGAACAGGTGACGGCCGCGGCGGGTGGTCATGCCGTCATCGAAGACGCCGCGCAGACCATCGGGGCCAGCCGCATGATCGATGGCCGCCGTGTCATGGCCGGCGAGGCCGCGACCATCGGCACCTTCAGCTTCTTCCCGTCGAAGAATCTGGGCGGGTATGGTGACGGCGGCATGGCGGTCACGCAGGACGATGTGCTGTTCGATCTGCTGATGAAGCTGCGCACGCACGGGGGTCGCAAGACCTACTATCACGAGATCGTGGGGTACAACAGCCGTCTCGATGCGCTGCAGGCCGCCGTGTTGCGCGCCAAGTTGCCGCATCTCGAAGGGTGGAGCGCGGGACGCCGCCGCAATGCGGCCTATTACGATGCGGCCTTCGCCGATGTCGCGGATATCGTGACGCCGTATATCGAACCGGCCAACACGTCGATTTACAATCAGTACACCATCCGCGTGCCCAATCGGGATGCGCTGCAGGAGCATCTCAAGAGCAAGGGCATCGGTTCGAGCGTCTATTATCCGCTGCCGCTGCACCTGCAGCCGTGTTTTTCGTATCTCGGTTATCGCGAAGGCCAGTGCCCGGAATCGGAGCGCGCGGCCCGCGAAGTGCTGTCGCTGCCCATCTATCCCGAACTCACCACGACACAGCT